The following proteins are co-located in the Gossypium hirsutum isolate 1008001.06 chromosome A02, Gossypium_hirsutum_v2.1, whole genome shotgun sequence genome:
- the LOC107935981 gene encoding TOM1-like protein 6 → MMMMSSASSSAATVAVDKATSDLLMGPDWTMNIDICDSVNSNHWPAKDVVKAVKRRLQHKSSKVQLLALTLLETMVKNCGDYVHFQIAERNILGEMVKIVKKKADMLVRDKILALLDSWQEAFGGPGGKHPQYYWAYDELRRSGVEFPKRSSNTAPIFTPPATHPTLNPGYGMPSNSSRRLDETMATEIESLSLSSLDSMKDVMELLSDMLQAVNPSHSAAVKDEVIVDLVNRCRSNQKKLMQMLTTTGDEELLARGLELNDGLQSLLAKHDAIALGSPLPVEATGVSPMHNEASSSNKSSEAKSPAPNISPPTPVATVTKSHIDEEEEEEDDFAQLARRHSRAQFTSQNASPGTSEATAPVSNANVTTSYTPTASTSIPSNALALPDPPAPVKTSKEQDLIDLLSLTLSTTASSPHAPPTPPSASQHQVPVTPSSQGYPYASQTYPTSPAQLPYNSYVVPWAQPQKPSQPQVQPQPTQFQTEPQAQNQSNSPSEAQHQFQARPQPHQLNTQSQIRLQPQSQSQSPHQSFGQPQYQPYFQPQYTSAYPPPPWAATPGYFNSQNHHSSTNNMFSTPRANTTASNSITGTRPLQHNSSFPIRGTNGGAPMNGGDSWTSTGPRNPAPSSGQKPFIPSYLLFEDLNVLGNGDGRRSSTSPNLSGSNTQSMVGGRK, encoded by the exons atgaTGATGATGTCATCAGCTTCATCATCAGCAGCGACAGTAGCTGTGGATAAGGCAACGAGCGATCTTCTAATGGGTCCTGATTGGACTATGAATATCGATATTTGCGATTCTGTTAATTCTAATCattg GCCAGCAAAGGATGTTGTAAAAGCTGTGAAGAGAAGGTTGCAGCACAAGAGTTCTAAAGTTCAATTACTAGCTTTGACG CTTTTGGAAACAATGGTGAAGAATTGTGGTGATTATGTTCATTTTCAGATTGCTGAGAGGAATATATTGGGGGAGATGGTTAAAATTGTGAAAAAGAAG GCAGATATGCTAGTGAGGGATAAAATTTTGGCATTGTTGGACTCTTGGCAAGAGGCATTTGGCGGTCCGGGGGGTAAACATCCACAGTACTACTGGGCATATGATGAGCTAAGA CGTTCGGGAGTAGAATTTCCCAAGCGATCATCAAATACAGCCCCTATCTTTACACCACCTGCTACACATCCAACCTTGAATCCTGGTTATGGAATGCCAAGCAATTCTTCTAGAAGGCTTGACGAAACAATGGCTACCGAGATCGAAAGTTTAAG TTTGTCTAGCTTAGATTCAATGAAGGATGTTATGGAGCTCTTAAGCGACATGCTACAAGCTGTAAACCCGAGTCATAGTGCG GCAGTGAAAGATGAAGTGATAGTTGATCTTGTTAATCGATGTCGTTCCAACCAAAAAAAGCTGATGCAGATGCTTACAACTACCGG GGATGAGGAACTTTTAGCTCGAGGTCTTGAACTAAATGACGGTCTGCAAAGCTTACTTGCGAAACATGATGCTATAGCTTTAGGTTCCCCCTTGCCAGTTGAAGCTACTGGTGTAAGCCCGATGCATAATGAAGCAAGTTCCTCCAACAAATCAAGTGAAGCGAAGAGCCCAGCACCTAATATAAGTCCACCCACACCGGTTGCCACTGTGACAAAAAGCCATATCGatgaagaggaagaagaggaagacgACTTCGCACAGCTAGCTAGAAG GCATTCCAGAGCACAGTTCACATCTCAGAACGCTTCTCCTGGAACAAGTGAAGCTACTGCGCCAGTCAGTAATGCCAATGTGACGACATCGTATACACCAACTGCCTCGACCTCTATTCCGAGCAATGCTTTAGCTTTGCCTGATCCACCTGCACCAGTTAAAACTTCGAAAGAACAGGACTTGATTGATCTTTTAAGCCTTACCTTGTCCACAACGGCTTCCTCTCCGCATGCCCCTCCCACACCACCATCTGCATCTCAACATCAGGTACCTGTGACGCCTAGCAGCCAAGGATATCCTTATGCTTCCCAAACATACCCTACAAGTCCGGCGCAGCTGCCGTATAATAGTTATGTGGTTCCTTGGGCTCAACCTCAAAAACCATCCCAGCCCCAAGTCCAGCCACAACCAACCCAGTTCCAAACTGAACCGCAAGCTCAAAATCAGTCGAATTCACCATCTGAGGCTCAACATCAGTTCCAAGCACGACCCCAGCCTCATCAGTTAAACACACAGTCTCAAATCCGACTCCAACCCCAATCACAATCCCAGTCACCGCACCAGTCATTCGGACAACCTCAATACCAACCATATTTCCAGCCTCAATACACATCCGCTTATCCCCCTCCACCATGGGCTGCAACTCCCGGTTATTTCAACAGCCAAAACCACCACTCTTCTACAAATAACATGTTCTCTACTCCCCGAGCGAACACCACTGCATCAAATTCCATCACAGGGACCAGGCCCTTGCAGCACAACAGCTCATTCCCCATAAGAGGAACCAACGGCGGAGCACCAATGAACGGAGGTGATTCTTGGACGAGTACCGGTCCTAGGAACCCTGCTCCCTCATCAGGACAAAAGCCCTTTATCCCATCATACCTATTGTTTGAAGATCTGAACGTGCTCGGAAATGGTGACGGAAGGCGTAGTAGTACATCACCAAACTTGTCAGGTAGTAATACGCAAAGTATGGTTGGTGGAAGGAAGTAA